In one Bactrocera tryoni isolate S06 chromosome 5, CSIRO_BtryS06_freeze2, whole genome shotgun sequence genomic region, the following are encoded:
- the LOC120777987 gene encoding TPR-containing protein DDB_G0280363 isoform X3 produces the protein MYARVLRKWSLQTKPQVSMNMWRLLLLTLLLICLYTTPVTCLTTAYAQRLRVNRSTAPATAPLIATASATVNAAAALTAPLPRTAAAAPAAPAVASASAREIVSATQPLTPSAAKVEAATVGDIIEESFYIPVDGADADSNIYGGSSSRLVQALGVHGAAGAAAGVDLVGHSGSNDGAVSGSSSSSSRIFSSSSVMNSDNSGRQQQQHIKQAQLYKQTVGWDATEANANDLAYAFYRRPEPQAFYQSAKALQAATRPSAVGMATQAPTTVFRPQFSAHYVANDERVANDGDEEDDHEEEEEESEEEETEDVDDDVDGDAEVYAHASDEGGDDDYARQQQEKVPNNKNSHIINLFKPYKHSNINNYNTNNNHNTNSNLHKTHPQQLQQLTRSSVATIQPVHTAPTISDTQTYAAGKRSYKARRHVPLTNAQQQQQHALRLHAAHAPKNALTSTPLPIAAYPTKKVYQLVNGKNLTRLVHILPPTHYRFTAYEIPASLPYRGELSEQQRRALQQQHEQQLQQDQTARSRRDSRVFGLAQSMSSGINAGFYSMQQAPELTLAQQLNAQQQHQYQRLQQASSSAGGNSWQQMSGNIYQRQTLEQHRQQQPHNHHKHQHNKGAQGGMGNNNNNHQRNTHNGHHSNNSKHNQRQRQRKRPRRYCSARDPAQLAFEAPIVFEGKITSMSPDRRHNFAATVQVLNAYKQQIGYQVKREQFVRLQFEYINSSGECDIYREQLRPRGLVRGDELELQRTYLFFVQQIDMRNFTILGQPIRKTRRVIEAVKDAVSENYARIDTKYNHQSDDGNR, from the coding sequence ATGTATGCGCGAGTATTGCGCAAATGGAGTCTACAAACGAAACCGCAAGTATCTATGAACATGTGGCGGCTGCTGCTGCTCACCCTGCTGCTGATCTGTCTATACACAACGCCGGTCACATGCCTTACAACCGCCTACGCCCAACGCCTGCGTGTGAATCGGAGCACAGCGCCTGCCACCGCGCCACTGATTGCCACCGCGTCTGCGACTGTCAATGCGGCGGCAGCACTAACGGCACCTCTACCAagaacagcagcagcagcaccagcGGCACCAGCAGTGGCGAGTGCAAGCGCACGCGAAATCGTATCAGCAACACAGCCGCTCACGCCTTCAGCAGCAAAAGTAGAAGCCGCCACTGTTGGCGACATCATCGAAGAAAGTTTCTACATACCCGTCGATGGCGCCGACGCAGATAGCAACATCTATGGCGGCAGCAGCAGCCGTCTAGTGCAAGCGCTAGGCGTTCATGGTGCAGCGGGCGCAGCAGCAGGTGTAGATTTAGTGGGGCACAGTGGCAGCAACGACGGGGCGgtcagcggcagcagcagcagcagcagtaggaTATTTAGCAGTAGTAGTGTAATGAACAGCGATAACAGTGggcgacagcaacaacaacatataaaaCAAGCGCAGCTATATAAACAAACCGTTGGTTGGGACGCAACCGAAGCAAATGCAAACGATTTGGCCTACGCGTTTTATCGGCGCCCAGAGCCACAAGCATTCTACCAATCAGCGAAAGCTTTACAAGCAGCCACAAGGCCATCAGCAGTAGGGATGGCGACACAGGCGCCAACAACAGTATTTAGACCGCAGTTTAGCGCCCACTACGTGGCGAATGATGAACGCGTTGCCAACGATGGTGATGAGGAGGATGATCATGAGGAGGAGGAAGAGGAGAGTGAGGAAGAAGAAACTGAGGATGTGGATGATGATGTCGATGGCGACGCCGAAGTGTATGCGCATGCATCGGACGAGGGCGGCGACGACGACTATGCTCGTCAGCAACAAGAAAAAGttccaaataataaaaatagtcacataattaatttatttaaaccaTATAAGCATAGCAACATTAACAACTACAATACCAATAACAATCACAACACCAATtcaaatttacataaaacaCATCCACAGCAACTGCAACAACTTACGCGCAGCAGCGTGGCAACTATACAACCAGTACACACAGCGCCCACGATTAGCGACACACAAACGTACGCGGCAGGCAAGCGCAGCTACAAGGCGCGACGACATGTGCCGCTTACAaatgcacaacaacagcaacagcatgcATTGCGATTGCATGCCGCGCATGCGCCAAAGAACGCACTCACCAGCACACCGCTGCCCATCGCCGCGTACCCCACCAAGAAGGTGTACCAGCTGGTGAACGGCAAGAATTTGACGCGCCTTGTGCATATCCTGCCGCCCACCCATTACCGCTTTACCGCTTATGAAATACCCGCGTCACTGCCATACCGCGGTGAGTTGTCGGAGCAGCAGCGACGCGCGCTGCAGCAACAGCACGAGCAGCAACTGCAGCAAGATCAGACAGCGCGCTCACGCCGCGATTCGCGCGTCTTTGGTTTGGCGCAGTCCATGAGCAGTGGCATTAACGCTGGCTTCTACAGCATGCAGCAGGCGCCAGAGCTCACATTGGCGCAACAATTgaacgcacaacaacaacaccagtaCCAACGCTTGCAACAAGCAAGCAGCAGCGCTGGTGGCAACAGCTGGCAGCAAATGAGCGGCAACATATACCAACGCCAAACGCTGGAGCAGCATCGCCAGCAACAACCACATAATCATCATAAGCACCAACACAACAAGGGCGCGCAAGGCGGTatgggcaacaacaacaacaaccatcaACGTAATACGCACAACGGGCAtcatagcaacaacagcaaacacaatCAGCGTCAACGTCAACGCAAGCGACCGCGACGCTATTGTTCGGCGCGCGATCCGGCACAGTTGGCGTTCGAGGCGCCCATCGTGTTCGAGGGTAAAATCACATCGATGTCACCGGATCGCCGACACAACTTTGCCGCCACAGTGCAAGTGCTGAACGCATACAAACAGCAGATTGGCTATCAGGTGAAACGTGAGCAATTCGTGCGGCTGCAGTTCGAATATATCAATAGCAGCGGCGAATGCGACATCTATCGCGAGCAGCTGCGACCGCGCGGCCTAGTGCGCGGCGACGAGCTGGAGCTGCAGCGCACCTATCTATTCTTCGTGCAACAGATCGATATGCGCAACTTCACCATACTCGGCCAGCCGATCAGGAAGACGCGGCGCGTCATCGAAGCAGTGAAGGATGCCGTGAGCGAAAATTATG